The Thermodesulfobacteriota bacterium DNA window ACTGTGGTGAATGAGGTTAAAGACCTACGTGTAGAAATATCTTTTGAAGAAGCTGTTGAACTGGATCCTGGAGTTGAGGTTGGTGATAGCCTTGGTATAAAAATGGATGTAGGTACATTTGGCAGGATATCAGCTCAAACTGCCAAGCAGGTTATAATCCAAAAGGTTAGGGATGCCGAGAGAGAGAATGTTTATAACGACTACAAGGATCGTAAGGGGGAACTGGTTAATGGTATTATCCATCGTATTGACAGGAACAACATAATTGTTAACTTGGGAAGAGCAGAGGCTGTTCTTCCCCCCCATGAGCAGGTCTCAAAAGAGACCTATACCCAGGGGAACAGAATTAAAGCCTATATCCTGGACATTCTCAAGTCTTCCAAGGGTCCACAGATCATCCTTTCGAGGACCCACCCAGGATTGCTTATAAGGCTATTTGAGGTTGAAGTTCCAGAGATTTCTGAGGAAATTGTGAAGATTAAAGGTGCTGTGAGGGAGCCGGGTAGCAGAGCTAAAATAGCGGTTTACTCGGAGGATTTGGATGTTGATCCAGTCGGTGCTTGCGTAGGTATGAAGGGTTCTCGAGTACGAAGTGTTGTACAAGAATTGTATGGAGAGAAGATAGATATAGTTCCATGGAGTGATGATCCAGCTAAATTTGTATGTAATGCTTTGTCTCCTGCAGAGATTTCTGAAGTGGTAATTGATGATGTAGGGAGGACAATGGAGGTCATTGTTGCTGATGATCAGTTATCTTTGGCTATTGGGAAGAAAGGACAAAATGTACGCTTGGCTGCCAGACTTACAGGTTGG harbors:
- the nusA gene encoding transcription termination factor NusA translates to MISDLTRLIDEVGKSKGINREILIEALESAMLTAAKKKFGPYQDIEANFNEELGEVELFEFKTVVNEVKDLRVEISFEEAVELDPGVEVGDSLGIKMDVGTFGRISAQTAKQVIIQKVRDAERENVYNDYKDRKGELVNGIIHRIDRNNIIVNLGRAEAVLPPHEQVSKETYTQGNRIKAYILDILKSSKGPQIILSRTHPGLLIRLFEVEVPEISEEIVKIKGAVREPGSRAKIAVYSEDLDVDPVGACVGMKGSRVRSVVQELYGEKIDIVPWSDDPAKFVCNALSPAEISEVVIDDVGRTMEVIVADDQLSLAIGKKGQNVRLAARLTGWKIDIKSESKVAGISEDIHKALVDIPGIGYSTAGALFNKGFFSAYDIFSASIEELTRVEGIGEKKADRLKKTVEEYLKQKDLEKSGENSTKDISVASGEENKAK